The window CCTAATCCAGTGTATTACTGGGGTTACTGAGCACAGACAGTCAACGGCCAACACTCCCGTCCAACAAACGAAGGATGGGTAGATAAATCTGGAAAGAAATACTCAAAACGAGAAATACATCAGCGGTTACAGTCAGATGATTCCAGGAACACTATGAACCAGATCGAGCCAAGTACAAACAAAAAGGAAGAAGGAATCGATGCAACGGGGCACGAggaagatggagatggagatggatagGAAGGAAAGAGGGAGAACCTTGATCGGTGGAGAGGAGGCGGTGGCGGAGGCGGTGGAGGCGGAATTCTTGCTGGCATCTGGGGAATCCATGGCGGCCCCAAACCCTAATTGCTCCCAACCTCGGGCTAAAATGATCGAACCTCGTGAGGCTATGAGCGCGcgagtttcttttcttttctttttccttttttccttctcttttgtttaGGTTAttaaattggatttttggttcgCTGCGCTGCGGTCGTGAGTGGGGAAATGGTGGGAGGAGGGGGGATTAAATGAGCGAGGGCGGGAACGTTGAAATTACCGAAAAGGACACGGAGGCTGTCGAATTGACGGATCAACACGTGGTCGTCCATGGGATGAGGGTTTCGTCACCCTCTCGAACGAGACAGCCTAcatgtgtttttgttttttgttttttgttttttgttttttgtgtgtAATTTTTTTGGCCATATTGCATATATATGgccaaaaaaatcttaaattttaaatCTTGATCCACCTATGAAGTCCTAACTTCCATGTCCTTGGTTCAAgtattcgataaaaactatttaatGATCATGTTTAGTCTCATCGATTGTTTTGAATAAATAATAATTGACTTTTGTGATAAGAGATTGAAGAAAGTAATTTTTGAACATTCAacttaaatttatattattattaatttgttaTTCTTTGACCGGTACGACAGGTCAAACCACATAGATTGTTAGATGATCTGTTGCATTTCCAACTTGTATACTGCATTTACTATGATTCCCATCTTAACTTGACATTTCCAAGCATTCGTTGTTGTGAAGGAACCGATAAATTAGTCGACTACTGAAACTTCAATTTCATGTACGAATACTCTGAATCGATTGGCCtttttcttccttcaagaatgctGTCGATGAGTCAGTCGACCTCCTGCAACAAGGTGTTTGTTTCGATGTCCAATGGCGAAGAACAGTAGCAGCGAGGAAGGTTTATGCGAACACTTGATTCGTCACTCGAATCCTACTCGACCAGTTGGAAAGGGAGGTCCTTCTTTTACGTTTCTACCTGGTCTAAACGTTTGACCGTTCTATCTTGGCATGCTGATGTTGCTTGCGGCTTGGCGGCTCCCATGGCGGTCAGCACAAGGAACCTCGCACCGACACGTCAAGAGATGGAAGAAGATTACTTCCCCTTCGTCATTTACTCCCTCCTATTATTTATTGGCAGAAGGGTGTAGAACACCTCGGCCTAGAGCTATGGCTGGGCTGCAAAGGTCGGTGACGACGTTCCGGAGATCAGGATCGTCGGGGGTGGTGTGGGACGAGAGGTTCTTCTCGGGGGACCTGAGTCGGATGAGGAAGGAGGAAGCCGCCGCGGAGTTCAGCGAGCTGAGGCACTCGAAAAGCATGGCATCATCGATCAGAAGGACGACGGCGCGCAGCGGCAGCACCGGTGGCCGGCACGCCTTCCATGCAAGCTTCGTCTCGCCGGGCATCGACCCGCCATCGCCTCGCTTCATTTGCTGCGGGTTCCTCGGGACGAGCAGGTCGGCCCAGCCGCCGAAGCCGAGAAGGCGCTGAGCCCGGAGGCCGCACGATGGATCTTCCTCCCCTCCTGCATGCTTTCATGCAGCGTGTCGAATCTGCAACTTAGTTAAGATCGATGTCTCTCGTTTTGTTTTGGTCGATGCAGCTTGTTGGTACACAGTTTCGATTGATGGAGTGCCGAGGCCGATGATTCCTGAAACCGAGTGTTGGAGATCATCTGAAGCCATAGAAAACAATTGTCTGGTGCTTGTTTTGGACTTCTttctgtacatgtatatatattataaattttcttcTGTTATATAAATATCTCCTATGCATCTCTAAGATTTAGGAATGAACAAAACATGTTCAGAATTCTCTTTGTGCACAAACAAAATGTGGAGGCTAACTTCATCTCCAAAAAGAAATAGAAAGGCTACCAACAAAACCTTTAACCTTTTCTATCCCCATCACTGTAGGGAATAACTTTGTTCCATCAATCTTGGCCTACTCCAAGAGATCTGCAGAATAATATTACATTTATCAGGAACAAAAGCTTCACAAGAAGACTAATCTTTCTAACTGGTAATGAATTCAACAGATCAGTAGCAGTAAACAGTGTTGCAAGGAAGTTTCCCATTGTCTTAGTATGTGGTATTTTCAGTGGCTATTAACTTTGTTTGACCATTAATTTGGACTACATTAGAAGATTCAAGGAAGCTGCTGCATGCACTGTCAACCACATATTATATGCAGGTATATTTATTGATTGCATCGACGTCATTGAATAGTTTTGACGTTATAAGGTTACGTTATAAGGTTATTTAGTTTCACATTGATTGAGGAGTATGGGAATTAAGGGTTCATAAGTCAGTTGGATCTTTTTTAGAGCTCACAAGTAAAATTGTGTGGGTATGCCcataattcaaaatttataatttcttaTAAGTCTACATGTCACACTAATAGTTGATCGACCAAATGATCCCTCTCTTATCAGAACGGATaaacataataaaattttgaaagttctaaatcttcaaaaaaaaaaaaaattcatcttcCATTTGACAATGAATATAAACACATGAGTTCTTGGAAAAAACTAACGAGTAGTTTTGATTGCATATAATTTTCTTGTTCAATGAATGAAAAGTTTTCTTGAGCTTCcgtcttttttttttggtttattttAGACAGAAAAAGTTGCAAATCCCACCTTGTTGTCATttatgaaaattgaaaaaaggaaaACGTGACAGAAAAGTCACAAAAAAATTGCattattataaatgataaaaacccAAAATTCAAGAATTATCAGAAAGAACCTAAATCTACAAGTCTCTAAATTATTTCTCCTTATAAGAACAGTGTGGGAATTTACcagtaaaaaataaaatagtgAACTTTAAATTATGTGAAGTCTCTTCATGCTCTGTTTTTTAACATCTCTATTGGTTATCTATCATTGAGATTCATCTAAGTAGTTATGCTGAGAGAAGAATTATTCCTGAAACTAAATACTGGCATTCCATCCTTTAATGTAGTTGGCAAAGAATATTGTGGACATGATATGTATTAAGAATAATTTGTGTTTCATGGATGCTTCTTGTGCATCTTTACAGGGAATTCCAGAGGACTGTGCTTGATATTGTTATGCTTCTTACATTTGGTTCCGTCACTTGTAATTTAGCGATTCACACATCTTCTTTCCATTTAACTAAACTCTCGTTGTTAGATTGCATAACCACAGATTGATTTATCACTTCAACATTCTGCAGAAATCACTGTGTGTTGGTGCTCTGTTATTAGTGTCAAACAGGCAACCATTCCATATTGATCCCTGCAACTCTTCTCCACGGAAAGTTGCAGTATTTTTTGTCGAACACGACATGTGATTGGATGTTTCCGCATTTATTCTTGGCATCATTGTTGTGTTGCTGAAGCTTTGGGCAGAAACTTTGGATCCATCTCCCCCCCTGTTCTTCTTTACCAATGACAAGCTCGCTGACAAGGACTTTGATGTAAGTTGATCGGAAACATGTGTTTCTGGCGATAATTGTCCTGAGATGACAGCAAGCAACAATGGCAGCATTATGAACTGGTAGAAACTGGCTCACGGATCTTGGTGAGTGCCATAAATTGATGGCTTAAGGAAGAACCGGGTGAGTGCCATCAGTATCAGGATGGTAGAAGTATACGAACATCCACTGGGAAAGTTGGAGCAGTAATGCTCGTGCAGAGGTGGAAACAAACACTTGCAATCGACAGACGTGTCTCTTCTCGGCACAACATCGATTGAGACTGGGAAGTGTGACTGTAGGGTTTCGTTCTCGACAAGGAGTTCTTGGCAGAAGAATAAAGTGAAGTGAGCAACTTGACGTTCAGAACAATCTCTCTTCTCTTGCATGCACTATGAGATCTGACTCATAGTTCCTTAAATTATACGCAATAAACTtagagatttataggtttggaagatTCAGATGCCAACAAGTGATCAAAGTGGAGAGATATTTCATATACCACTGTTGTTGTAGACAAGATCGAGAACTAATATAGAGACTGGTTTCATAGTTTGATAACACGATCGCTGCGGAAAGGACGAGAAGTGGGGAGAGTACAGATACTACAACATCATACTACATACGCGATTCTCAATGACAGAGGGAAGCGTTTGTATCAGACTTGCATATGCTGCATATTACTACATAGACAACAGCAAGGACATGGGAAGCCTAGCGATCGCTGCACAACACTAAACTAAATCGATCGAACCGAAGGAGATGGAGGAGATCTGTCATCCATCTTCATGCACACGACTCCTCCTTGACGTGAATGGCTTGTGGGAGATACTGCgccatctgctgctgctgctgctgctgctgttgctggtgAATGGGGCTCACTCTTTTGCAGGCCATGATGAGCTCGCCGGAGAGGGAGATCACCGGGAGGTTCTCGCAGTTGCAGATCTCGATCATGAAGCCGTCGGGATCATGGAAAAACATCTGGTCCACGTAGATCCCGCCTTCCTCCACTCGACTCTGGATGTAAGGTATGCCCATCTCCCTCAGCTTCTTCTCCACCAAGGCCAAGCTCTCGCACTGCATCAACAAGTGTAGCTTCGGTCATCTCACGATTTTACAGCTCTCTCTGAGTTCTTGGTAATCGGGTACGAGCCATGGAGGATGAATCATGCGTTAGGTAATGTAAGACAAAAGAAGCGTCATCGTCATGAGCTGTGTGTGTCACGGCAGCCTGCACGCTGGAGTCATGTTCACAAACATGAAAAGTATGCTGCTTGTGATGCAATCTGAGCTCAAACTTCCTGAAATTGGCACTCGTTGTTGACTTGAGAAACTTTGATACAATGTTCAAAAGATTATTAGCTGGGTGTAGAATATGAGCTGAGGATTCTTTCTCTTGTGGTTAGGAAACAGAGCATGCCTGATCTCCTAAAACATGCAAGTAAAAGAAACACAGAGAAGGTGAATGGATTACCTGGAAGGAGATATGGTTGTCCTTGGGGTTAATTTCCCTCTTCGTAGGCATGTTCTCCGGGTCTTCAGATTGCAGCAGGTGGATGCCAATTCCGTAGTTAAACAACCTAGACGTCACAAGAAGAAGATATGGTTGCTGCACATTCTTGTGgctgtgttctttcagtgctcATCAGATCAAGAAGAGTAACTTACCAAGCACCGTCAAAGTCGAAGGATACGGGCCTCCGGACGGGGAGGAAGCCGAGCACGTTGTGGTAGAAATCCAGCGACCGCTCCACCGATCTGCAGACGATGGAGATGTGGTTCAAGGAAGCCAGCGGCAGCGCTCCACCGCTTCGCCCCAACATCTTCTgcagtctcctcctcctcctcctcctccttgcttgCTTGCTTCCGAGAGGGGGGAAGAGTGAGGAGTGGGCAGAAGCTGCAGGGATGTGATATGGACGCGACGAGAGGGTGGGCTTCCTGGGTGAGCGCGGCGGTGTACATATATGCACGGCTTCGGGTGGGGTCCACACCACCCTCCAATACAAGACAAAACAGGTGGCCCACCTGACGTGGAAGATTTACAAGATTCCGACACGTGGATCCGACCCGGTGCGTTCGCCTACCCTCTGACctggtgatatatatatatatatatatatattctaaatctTTAGGTTCTCATCAAAAGAAATATCATTATGGATATAATACAGGCGAGTGTCaaactatataaatattttattggttttttatttttttaattactggTGTCTAGAATTTTTCTATCAGTGTTGATGTCCTCTCTCCCCTAATAACCATATTTTCCTTATATTTCTTGGaacaacttatttgatcagaaagaaatatataattataatgcaTAAAAGTCGCTTTAAGTGTAAACAGCTATTAcatatattgaagattatttcttAGGTATTCATGCAAAGTTTGTGTCCTAAATGTTGCCCACACATATGTAAACATTCTTAAAAGGCGAAAAATTTCAAGATTGGTGTGAATTTTTGTTGTAACTATTATGCTACTTCAGATTGTTAGTGACCAAATACAAagtaatactttattatcatatactTCCTGGAAGCTAATCTGAACCTGAGATTGGATTCCAATACACACAGTATGCTATGTTGTTAACCAGTCTTCTGTGAACTCAATAGTGGAGGCattgagcaagaagaagatgTGAGATTAGCTTCTAGTAGTTGTACACACATCACTTGTGATTTGTAGCCAAGAAGTCCTTCCTGGTTGGCATACCTCATTTCTAATAATGCAGCTACAAGAAGAGTGACACAAAAGACCTGACAGTCTCTTTGGCCTCTTGTGTGCTGGAACTGCAAAGTTTCAGAACCAAGCTGGATGATCAAATTGTTGGAAGGACTTGCAGCATCAAACAACTTGAGATTTGGATGCCAAGGAGGCCCTCCCTGCAGATGGCATCTCCCATGTGTAAACCATTGATCAGCAGCTATAAAAGTGAAAGCAGAGTCCTCCTCATCTCTGTCGTCCTGTGTGCGCTTGAACTGCTTAGTCCTCAGTATGCACTCCCAGTACCAAAAACAAGGAGTTGAATGAGCTGGATAGCATCAACCAGAGGACAGCAGAAGGTTTAATTTGGAGTGTCATCAGAAGCTTGGATCTTCTGCACTTAATACCTCAATGATCTGTAGTTTTCGAGTTGTCAACTTGGATCACTATGACATGTGAAAGAATCTATCATTGCAGTTTCATTAGGTTTATCACAAAATGGTGCAAGTGGATTGGCTTGAGACATTGTCAACAAGTGTAGATGGTCTGGAAACCTCAATAACTTGACCTGTAATAGCCAATGAATCTTTGAGCAGTTGAATTGTACCTGAGGGGAGGTTGACCATTTAAATGTGTATTCTTTTAGGTCATGATGCATCATGGCCATTGTGGAAGTCTAAAGCTTAGTTCACATTTGTTCTTTTAAGAGGAAAAGTCTTGAGTGAGAATAGTAGTGCAATGCCACATCAAGCAAAAGAGAAGAGATAGCCTTGTCATGAAATCTATAAATCCAATTGATATCAATAAAAGAGGTAGCCTACTTCACCTTCTCATAGCTTATCATGCGAGGATATGAACTGACAACTGTAGAAACATGTCTTGCCAACAAGAATGATTATGTGACATCTACAGTGAACATTCATGTCATGAGCAGAAGCACTCAAATGCAACCCCTCAACCTTAGGAAGTTGCAATAAGTGAAGACACTGACACAGACTCCTAAACCACTCCTTTCACTTCTACATCTTAGAAAAGTTGTGGATCAGAGAGAGAAGCTTCTGGTAAGGCACATCAAGAGAAAGAAGACAAGcttataaaagaagaaaagatcGGCTTCCACAGATGCTTCAACATCAACTTAGTTGGAACAGGTTTCGAAAACTATTGTCAACTGGCTGAGAGATGGAGATGGAGTTGTTTATTCATTCTTTTTCTTACAAATGAAGTCATTGCTTCGATTGCATGTATGTAGGACACTAACCACTGACTAAGAAATTTCTGCAAAACAAAGCATTCTGTCGATTCAAATAGAAAAAGAACTGTTTGATGATGCCAATGTAGAGTACAAAATGGAAAAAAATGCTGCTTGTTCTAATTGTAGACTCTACCTAATTCTCTGTTTTATTTAGAACAAGATAGTTGTAATGTTTTCAAATTACAATGATTTTATGGAGTATAAGAtgcatgtttttttttatatatataatggaaTAGACCTTCTTTTCTTAATCTGTGcattagaaataattttttttaaataaagacTGGTTCTACTTGTGGAGATGAAATAGTCTCTTTTTGAATTATTATTGATGAAACTTGGGATTTAAGGTCATGAATGATGACTTGCAATGCCATTGACAGTGATCTTTCCATAAAACAAGACTCTCCTGTATGTGAATTCTAAACAATTGCTTAGCAATCTACATGCTGATTCTTTCAAATCTATGTCTGACTTGAGCCATTATAATTATTTACAATGAAACAAAATATAGCTAATCTAATAGGTATAAAGAATTATCTGGTTTTGTTGTCTTCTCTGCTCAAAGATTTGCTTTGAGTAAGCAGCAGCAACACAGTTGAATGAAACCCAGAGTTCTTTTCTTGTAATTTGTGGGAACCCCACACCTGCAATTCTTAGATCAACCATCCAGTGTTATCTCCTGGTTGAGGAAAGCTTCTTCCTGAATGCTTCCAAGCTAATTAACATCATCATGTCTTTCCCCTACTTCATTCATGGCTTCATCTTTTGAAACTTGCACTCTATGGGAGACTAATTGAAACTTGCAACTGTGTTTACATCTGTGAGAGATTCCTGTATCTTGATGAATGGATATATAGGCTTCTGAGTCTGCAGGAAGCCTTGTTCAGACCAACACTGGGACAGCAACACTCTCTCGAAGGTCCACCTTGCACGAATATGGCCACAGGATCCCTCTGCATGACAGCAAAGTGAAAGGTACATTCTCTTGTTTGATTGCCTTCATTCTTCCTGGTGACCAATGCCACAATGAGTGACATGTTGGAACAGTTcaaagcagaggaagaagaggaagaagaagaagaagaaaaagaagaaaaagaaatctcCTTCATGTATCTGACTGGTTCCCCACTCACACTGTCCCAATCCTCCACCTGCTTCTCTCTAATATCTTGTTATCCAATTGTTCTCCATTCTCACTATGAGACAACCACGTAAACCTGTCATTGGCCAACTAATTCCAGCAATTCAGCTACCCACAATAATGGCTTGCTAGTTTCGACTTGATGTTGGTGGTGGTGTCAGGTTAAGGGGAACCCTTCAGATTATAACCTAAGAAAGAAAGCTGATCTACCAAATGAATGCTTCATGGCAACCTCCCCTGAGGTGGGACACCGACACAGTTTGGAGCGAGCAAAAGACCGCCACTTTTCCTCCTGTCTGCAACTCTCGATCCAAAGGAAGAAGTCAGGCGACCGAGGGGAAGCAGGAGTGCCCACCCCATCACGACTCATCAGTGGAGTCCTCGGAAGAACTCATGTCTCCTTCTCAAGTCGCCTCCCTTTTGCATCCAGCAACAGCAGCGACAATGAATAGGAACAATATATTTGCATGGATTTTTAGAATCATACTGACGTAGCATCCTTTTATGAGATCAATTTATGGTGACCGACGAGATAGGTCGAGTCTGCCTGAAGTATATCTCGGAAGGCAAATAGGCAGCAGCATTTAATGGTGATCGGACGTTGCTGCAAAGTGTATCATGTAGAGATTTTGGATTCTAGATCGAATTTTTCTGATCATAGAACAGTAGTTCGAATATTATTATGGATTTGTTGATGAGGAAGGATGATGGA of the Musa acuminata AAA Group cultivar baxijiao chromosome BXJ3-2, Cavendish_Baxijiao_AAA, whole genome shotgun sequence genome contains:
- the LOC135630835 gene encoding glyoxylase I 4-like, which produces MLGRSGGALPLASLNHISIVCRSVERSLDFYHNVLGFLPVRRPVSFDFDGAWLFNYGIGIHLLQSEDPENMPTKREINPKDNHISFQCESLALVEKKLREMGIPYIQSRVEEGGIYVDQMFFHDPDGFMIEICNCENLPVISLSGELIMACKRVSPIHQQQQQQQQQQMAQYLPQAIHVKEESCA
- the LOC135631602 gene encoding MAPK kinase substrate protein At1g80180-like; its protein translation is MAGLQRSVTTFRRSGSSGVVWDERFFSGDLSRMRKEEAAAEFSELRHSKSMASSIRRTTARSGSTGGRHAFHASFVSPGIDPPSPRFICCGFLGTSRSAQPPKPRRR